One Maribacter sp. HTCC2170 genomic window, TGGTTCCTTGGGGAAAAGTGATCACCCAACCATCATCAAGTGCCTTCCCAATATTTGAAATATCGCTCATCTTTACTTGTCGCTTTACATCTTGGCCTTCGGAGCGCCAGGTGCGTTCCACGCTGATAGAACCGGCATAAGCAAAAATCTTGGTCAAAAGACTTTTTTTCATTGTTTCGGCAGCTGCAACATAATAGATATTCAATTTAGGGTTCCATAAATACCCCACATTTTTAATGGAATCATCCCTCCCACTTAAACTTGCATTGAACACATGGAACATGGCAACCACATCTGCAAAATAGGTTTGGTGGTTGCTAACAAAAAGTACATTGGTGTCTGGCAGATTTCTAATAATGTCTGACCCTTCTATTTCAAGAGTATTAAAACTTTTATAGCGTTGATGGGTAATTACACCCATGATACGTATAAGCCACTTTTTCAAAAAAAGAATATGTCCGAACGGATTCTCCTTAAATAATGCCATAGGGGGCTAATTTACGAATTATGCCTTATAAAACTATTTTCAAAAGCTCTTTGATTTCACTTAACATCATAGCGGTTGCACCCCATACCGTATAACCATTTAATTTAAAGGCAGGTACGTGAATATCGTTGGCATAGGAAGTAGAAAGTTTTTGGGTGAAAATCTTGTTATCATCCAAAAAATCAGGTAAGTGTACCTCAACCAATGCCTCAACTTCCGACTCTTGAAGTATAAAGGGTTGAGGGTCATGATAAAATCCCATAAAAGGTTGCACCTCAAAATTACTTGGTGGAATGTAAATCTGGCTCAACGATTTTATTATTT contains:
- a CDS encoding lysophospholipid acyltransferase family protein; the protein is MALFKENPFGHILFLKKWLIRIMGVITHQRYKSFNTLEIEGSDIIRNLPDTNVLFVSNHQTYFADVVAMFHVFNASLSGRDDSIKNVGYLWNPKLNIYYVAAAETMKKSLLTKIFAYAGSISVERTWRSEGQDVKRQVKMSDISNIGKALDDGWVITFPQGTTTPWKPLRKGTAHIIKKYRPIVVPVVIDGFRRSFDKKGLRVKKKGILQHMSIKEPLEIDYENESFDSIIEKLEYAIEQHPSFLKVIPKKELLAYEEENKQRKWKQDKTKKDKSKKA